The Fusarium falciforme chromosome 8, complete sequence region TGAACCCTTGGAGAACCTCGTGGGGAAATGTCCATTATTAATCCACTGAGAGCACGCCCTTCATGTCGTTGGCGCCCTTGTCAAATTTTGGAGGTCAAGTGTCAACGCCCTTTTGCTCAGCTGGTCCATGCCCCACACACCAGCTTGATTGATAACGTGTTTTTGGGCATGCCAATTGTGAGATGAAAAGATATTTGACGTGATGGGTGTTGTCATTGTCGAATTAATTGACGGCAGTTGATGACAAGGGATCGCGATCAGATCATGCAATGTTGACACTGTATTTTATGCTGTTGCTTATGACGATTTATGAGTCTATCAAGGTACCATAATTATGAAAaatgaagaaaagaaatttCTTATctaatcttatcttatcgTAAAAGTTTGCCCCGCGTCACCACAAAAAATATCACCAAACTATGCTGCCTTGAGGAacagcaacaccatcaaatccatcatggcctcctCAGAAGAGCTGAAGCCCATTCACAGCCTGGTCCTTGATACTGGTCCTTTGATCAAGAACGATCCCCCCGCGAATACCCTCCgcgccaaggccgagcagCTCTACACCCTCCCCTGCATCATCTCCGAGATCAAGGATGCAGCCACACGGTCCCGGGTAGAGACGACTCTGCTGCCTTTCGTTACCCTGCGATCGCCCAAGCCAGAGAGTGTCAAGGTCATTCGTGAATTTGCGCGGAAAACAGGCGACTTGGCTGTTCTGAGCAAGCCTGATATTGAGGTGTTGGCTCTAGGGTATGAGCTGGAGATCGAGCGAAATGGAGGAGACTGGAGGTTGAGGAGTGAGCCTGGACAGAAGGGGATGAATGGGAGGCCACCAAACAAGCCGGTCGAGGGAGACGAGGAGGCTAAGGAATCTGAAGCGACACTGGAGAACGAAGTCGAAAAGCTGAATCTCGAGCAACCAACGGCCGAAGAGAAGTCAGAGGACAAGCCAGAGACTGTGCCTGCGACCAAGCCAGAGGTTGAGAAGCAGCCAGAAGCGACTGAGCAGCAGCCCGATGCTGAGAAGCAAGAGACCGAGAAGCAGTCCGAGCCAGTTGAGCAACAGACAGAGGCCGACAAGCAAGAGTCTGTCGAGCAAGAGTCCGAGCAACAGCCAGCTGAAGACACACAACCCTCCGAAGACGATTCCGAAGCCTCCGATGACGAGGGCGGCTGGATCACTCCCTCCAACCTCAAGAAAAAACAAGCCGCAACGTCTGGCTCTACCCCCTCTGCCCCGGTCCAAAAGACCCTCCAGGCCGCCGTCCTCACCTCCGACTACGCCATGCAAAACGTCGCCCTCCGCATGggcctcaacctcgtcgCACCCTCGCTCGCCCGCATCACCCACCTCAAGAACTGGGTCCTCCGCTGCCACGGCTGCTTCAAGATCACAAAGGACATGTCCCGCCAGTTCTGTCCCTCTTGCGGTCAGCCTACGCTGATGCGTGCTAGCTGTTCTACGGATCAGTTCGGCAACTTTACAATCCACCTCAAGAAGAACTTTCAGTGGAACAACCGTGGCAACGTCTACAGCGTTCCCAAGCCAGTCCACGGCTCTGCAAACGGTCGTCTACCAAAGAACGCAGGAGGAAAAAACAACTGGGGTAACAATCTCATCCTGTCGGAGGATCAAAAGGAGTTTACAAGGGCTTCGGATGATCAGCGCCGCCAGCGAAAGAAGGACATTATGGACCAGGATTATCTCCCTGACCTCCTGAGCGGTCACAGATCTGGAGGAAACGGCAAGATTCGCGTGGGAGCAGGACGCAACGTAAACTCGAAGCGAAAGCACTAGAATTGAATTGAATGAATCAAGTATAACTCGATCGCGTCTATCGCAGGACTCGGCCACTCTCCATTGTCGTCTAGAGGCGCACTCAACTCGCACTTTTGTCCCAAACGCCGTACCGTAACGCCATGCCGTTGTCTATTCCTCCTCTGCAGGTTGTTAGCTGAGTTACAGCCCATGAGACTTCTGGTACTCACTCTGCTGGGTCAGGAGGAGCTCGAATCGCCGCTTGAGGGTGACGCGCTGTCGCGACCACTTGTCGTCGGGGGAGAAGCGCGCAGGGTGCGCAGACTTGGTGACCTGGCCGTGGGCAACCTTCTTGAGGGTGTACAGACGGTTGCCGTTGGCGTCGAGGGTGTACATGAGATGCATTTTGGCGGTTGTTGTGAATTGGCTGTGGTGTTGCTGTTTGCTGGTGCAGGCTGAAGAATTGTAGAAAATTTTGGCTTGGATCGGTGATCACGTGCAAGGCTGAGCTCGGACCAGCGGTCAAGAAGTTGCGAGGAGGGTCATGATGAAGCATCACAAATAGCATCAGAAATGCAATTAAAATAcagttaaaaataagttaattgcCATAATTCGACTTCAATTCGGTCACATGATGTTGCGCTTCCTTTGACTTCATGGCATCATTTACAATTGGTTCACGTATCCCAGGGTCAAATCGGGCGCAGCAGTCAAAGCAATACATTCATACTATCTCGTCCAAGGTCCAATCCAAGGCAATCCCTGCCAATCCAAGCCGATAAGGGACGTATAAAGTTGGTTATAAACAATACAAAAACACAAACATTTACTTGAGAGTAGGGCTGGCGGGCTCACCAACTCGCGCATTCTTGGTGCCGGCCCATCCCTCCCGTTCGTAGAAGCGAAAGACGAGATCGTAGTCCTCGAAATCGTGGACAATACGATCAATGCGTCGGTATCCCCGGACAGGATCCACCAGACGGTTGGCTGCCCATCCCTTGGTGTCATCGTCACCCATACCATAAGGGTTGtgagcctgagccttggcctcaaaCAGGGTCACGCTGAAGCGACCAGGCTTGAAGATGTTGACAACCTGCTCAATAATCTCGGTCGTGGTTCGTCCGCTCTGACCACCAGGGACGTTGGTCTCGAACGAGGCAAAAGAGCAGTGAGGCTCAGGGGTGACGTGGACGGTAAAGTAATGCTCAGACTTGGCCCCTTCAGCCTGAGGAGGAACAACTCCGTTGGCAGAAAAACCACAAGGGCTGAAGAGGTAGGCATCGACACGCGCATCAGGGTAGTCGGTGGTCGGGTAGACACTGGAGAGGCCGCAGCTCTCCGACACGACAGTTCCCAGAGCGTGGCCCTCGGTCGTCAGAGCCTCGGTAGAGTCGAGCATGGGTTCCTCATCCCCGTTGCAGAAGACGTCCACTTCGTCAACTGGATCAAGCCCGCCCAGGCTGTTGATGGCCTGTCTGCGGGCATCCTGAGCCTCTGCAGCCAACTTGTCGCTAGCGACCGCACTCGCGTGCGACAAGTAAAACTGCTTGGCATTCTCAGGATCGAGGTCCGTCATGAGGATTTCGAGCGTCTCGTCGTGATGACCGCTGGGGCCAGTACCAAACGATGTCCCGACGGGGATCTTGGCCAGAGGACCGTTGACCTCGGACTCGGGGGTCCTTGGAGGAGTCAAGGCCTGCTGGTTCGGAGACGTGAGGTACAGGTACCAGTGGTCACCGTTCATCTTGCCCACCATATAGGCACTTCCACCGTCAAACATGTCGTCGAGGTACTTGACCTCCTGCTTCCAGCTGCGATGGGGTCCCTGCTGCTTCTCGGGGAACAAAAAGTTCTTGCGGCTGTAAAAGACGCGGTAGGGTGTAGCAGCAGCACGGATATCGTTGACAGAGCTGGCATTGTGGAACGGGAACCCGTACTTGGCCGCAATGTGAAGCATTCGCTGAAGTCCCAGAAGAAGAGTCGTAGTGCCGCATGTCTTGAGGATGATCTTGTGAGGAAAGACAAACATGCTAGACTCGGACAAGAGATAGGCATCCATGTTGTCAGAGTCAAGCACAGAGAGAACCTTGCAGTTGACCATGTCGAGCATTGGGACCCAGGTATCGGCAGGAACAGCCTTTAGGCCATTGGCGGGAGCAGTTGGGGGCAGAGAAGTCGGGCTGGGGGCGAACCAGACTTCAAGAAGCTTCTCGGGGCCCTCGAAAGCATTGGTCGAGTCGAGATCGGCGGCCACATCATGGTTGATGGTCAGATGGGGAGTGGCCGAGGCCGGCGAGAAGGTACAGTTGTTGGGAACCGAAGAGGGAAACATCCTGTGGACTGGATGAACTCAAGGTACCGATTGTTCTTTGCCCAGATGGCAGAGTCCGCGGAGCACTAGCTGCCGCTCAAACAGACTATGCGGCGTCTGTTTGAGAGAGTAGGCCCACAGGTACGGGGACTTGTCAGATGCTGGCGGAGCCAGCAGCAATCGGTCGAGTTATGGGTAGGCTAACGTCTCTCGAGGGGACGTTAAGGAGGGCGGAAGCAAACGGTGTGGTGGAAGTTTTGTGACGGAATGGTGAGTGTGGGATGCGACTCGGTCGGATCGAATCGGGTTTGAGATGTCGACGTTTGTCGACTGCTATGTCTGTAGTAGGGGGTGCTATCGGGGCCTGGAGTCATGGTTAGAGAGAAAAGTTATCACGAACTTGACGAAAACCTACTTGGAAGGTcgcgagaagaggaagcgcAGAAGATCCGTCGGCCGCATAGAAGCCCAGAGAATAATACCGGAGAAGTGTTGTGACGGTCGATTACGGCCGTCGAGTGTCTTTTGGACTAGAGATTATATGCGTTTATTCGACATTGAAGTGTTGATGGTTGTGATGGAAGCAGACGGTCGCGTGAGGTCTTGCTGAAGTGCTGGACGTGGAGAAATTGCCACGAGAGCACAAGAGTTCAAAGTTGATAGAGACAAGAGCCCAAATCTCGATAGAAGACAGAGTTTTGATGTACCAAGTCGGTGAGAGAATTTTGGGTCTTGATCGAGGGGCTGGTGGGTTGTTTTGTGAGGAAGCAAAATTTCAAGGTGTGCTAAGGTCTCCGGGAGGCGGTGCGTAGGTGGCCAGGGTCAAGGCTCGGTAAGTTGGCGCTGGAAGCAACTGCGGGAGGGTTCCCCGGGGGGAGTCCCCGGGTTCCGGGGCTTCACTGGTGGCTGTGGTTGGACATTTTCAGTGGATGCTGCAGTGAATGGCTGCCGGCCTGACCATTACTGGCTGTTGTCTGGTGATGCCCAACCAGCCAGGTCTGAATCAGCCAGGTTTTCAACCTTGGTCACCCACACTGTCTCTTTTCGTTCAGGGCTGGGCTTCCACGGCCGACTTCGACTGGCTTCTGTGAAAAAATCTGTGGGGCAGGGCCAAATCCTTGCATTTGGCCACAATTTATTTCGTCATCTCTATTTCAGGTGCCGTCTCTATTGGCCTGAGGGCTCGTTCTCCGTCTCGGTGATGCTGCCGCCTGCCGCCTGCCGCCTGCCGTCTTGTACCTGACGCCGGGTTCCAGCAGAGAGGTACCGTGAACTCGTGTCGTCTCGGAACCAAATGTCGCGCATGCAGGTCGGAACGATGATGACCCCTTGATGATGTGTCCCAGACTCGCTTGCCGACCCGTAATATTGCTGACCTGGCGTGACAACATGCAGAGCGTGGTGCAAAACTGGCGACGGCCCGAGAAAGGGGCGGAGTTGTGGACCACCAGACCATCCGTTGCTTGGCTGCTAGGGCATGACACATTGGATCCAGCTCAGGTCTGCGCGTTGCTGGCATTGGCCCTCACCTTGTCAGTGATTGCTTCGAAAACATGGAACAGTGAGCAATCCCGGTATTTATCAACCAAGCTCTCCCCTTCCCCCTGGGGAGTGGACAGGTCTTTTCCGTTGACCGTGGTCCCTGAGGGATATGTTGGCCGTCTTCCCTCCTCAACGAGTGTGATGAACTGAGCGTCCATGGGTA contains the following coding sequences:
- a CDS encoding 20S-pre-rRNA D-site endonuclease NOB1, whose product is MASSEELKPIHSLVLDTGPLIKNDPPANTLRAKAEQLYTLPCIISEIKDAATRSRVETTLLPFVTLRSPKPESVKVIREFARKTGDLAVLSKPDIEVLALGYELEIERNGGDWRLRSEPGQKGMNGRPPNKPVEGDEEAKESEATLENEVEKLNLEQPTAEEKSEDKPETVPATKPEVEKQPEATEQQPDAEKQETEKQSEPVEQQTEADKQESVEQESEQQPAEDTQPSEDDSEASDDEGGWITPSNLKKKQAATSGSTPSAPVQKTLQAAVLTSDYAMQNVALRMGLNLVAPSLARITHLKNWVLRCHGCFKITKDMSRQFCPSCGQPTLMRASCSTDQFGNFTIHLKKNFQWNNRGNVYSVPKPVHGSANGRLPKNAGGKNNWGNNLILSEDQKEFTRASDDQRRQRKKDIMDQDYLPDLLSGHRSGGNGKIRVGAGRNVNSKRKH
- a CDS encoding H/ACA ribonucleoprotein complex subunit NOP10, with the translated sequence MHLMYTLDANGNRLYTLKKVAHGQVTKSAHPARFSPDDKWSRQRVTLKRRFELLLTQQKEE
- a CDS encoding Adenosylmethionine decarboxylase; this translates as MFPSSVPNNCTFSPASATPHLTINHDVAADLDSTNAFEGPEKLLEVWFAPSPTSLPPTAPANGLKAVPADTWVPMLDMVNCKVLSVLDSDNMDAYLLSESSMFVFPHKIILKTCGTTTLLLGLQRMLHIAAKYGFPFHNASSVNDIRAAATPYRVFYSRKNFLFPEKQQGPHRSWKQEVKYLDDMFDGGSAYMVGKMNGDHWYLYLTSPNQQALTPPRTPESEVNGPLAKIPVGTSFGTGPSGHHDETLEILMTDLDPENAKQFYLSHASAVASDKLAAEAQDARRQAINSLGGLDPVDEVDVFCNGDEEPMLDSTEALTTEGHALGTVVSESCGLSSVYPTTDYPDARVDAYLFSPCGFSANGVVPPQAEGAKSEHYFTVHVTPEPHCSFASFETNVPGGQSGRTTTEIIEQVVNIFKPGRFSVTLFEAKAQAHNPYGMGDDDTKGWAANRLVDPVRGYRRIDRIVHDFEDYDLVFRFYEREGWAGTKNARVGEPASPTLK